The DNA region gatatgaccaaaaatctcttttttatttatataaattggaaggattacactgagtacaatttgagaaaccaaatgaaaaatacaagagaaaaggagactagtcatcctaaggatccctaacaacaatgtcagaagatctggctgaaggcgcgtacttccttcgaatgcgacggatctcggtctcaaaagaagccttcatccgagtcttctggaggacaagctgatcaacaattttcttccaagcaacggaaggctgaggcatgctagaagatgaaacctctggctctctctgtctcttcgtcactcagTTTTCAAGTAGCTTGATAAGTGCATCGttatccttagactccaattgcaactcttcatgcttcttgctcaaagcacgaaaacgctcttcccacatatccttctcttgcttcatcttggcgagcgcatcttccaactcctctaaaTCTTGGatagggagagttaatggctcaaccacaaccataaacataggtctttcacaaggataaggaatcttcaactccatagctctcttcttcacccaaagagtgtaagcttccaaagctacacaattgcacggaccaagctcggatcttcctttcctatgcacattgtgccaagcatgtacaatcttctgcttcaaatgttgggggtctttaccctcttgatagaaaagaccttctaacaacatgttattaggtttgtctctcaaggggaacccaagttgacgacgatccaaaacagggttgtagttaattcctccttgtgtaccaatgagaggaacattaaagaattcaccacaactatcaataatctccaaactgcttaaggacggatcataccaaactatatcatcattagtgagagacataagtctctgagaccaccttagacattgtttgttctccacaaaagcaggtgtctgaggcaagtgagaaataaaccacttgtacagaagaggaatacaacagacaatcgttccaccacctttagattttcttagatgcaaagagaaatacatatcacccaacaaagtaggcacagaattcccaatcaagaaaagtctaatggggttaacatcaacaaaaccgtcaatgttagggagcaaatctaatccatagatgaggaacacaaagatagcttcaaaagcatccatactaccagcttgagcaaaggtagtagcttcgttggtgaggaaatcagatggcaacctaaataaccctcctttcttcacccaatgagcctctatctcagacttcttcaagtgaagagcttcagcaataatattagatcggggaatctcctccaatccactaaaagacactctactagaaataggtatccccaaaagatgagaatactcctccaaggtaggcacaagctaaaaatctgggaaagtgaaataatggtagagaggatcatagaactgcactagcacactcaaaagtccttcaaccacatcagcacACAAGATGtacagaagcttcccatgacgttgtttgaagtctaagggatctaatacaaaatatgctagcttccttaactctttcgagtcgggacatctgaaactgtacttcttagtgttccttcgtccataatccatggtctgaaaatatttgcaaatgataccttagttccttgaaattttcgtgtgatgaatcttatgatgcgcatgaatgcatgaatgcaacaatcacaaataagggatcacacacaaggcaaaaaaacaaaggtcatgggatgaatcaagtcattgccaagatcaatcatccattttggtggattatggctttcacccACTATGCCAAACAAGGgattagacagcgctttttttgACATTAGACAGCGCTTAAAAGCGCTGGCTATACTGGCGCTGGTATaggtcttagacagcgcttaatttactaaaaaagcgctggcatagggggggtttagacagcgctttttcagtaaaagcgctgtctaaaacccccctatgccagcgcttttttagttaatttcatgttgaaattaactaaaaaagcgctggcatagggggggtttagacagcgcttttactgaaaaagcgctgtctaaaccccccctatgccagcgcttttattaaaaaagcgctggcataggtggttaattcaacaaaatatagtgtaaaaaagcgctggcatagggtGGGCTATACCAGCGCTTTTACAGAAAAAGCGCTGGTATAGCCCaccctatgccagcgcttttttacactatattttgttgaattaaccacctatgccagcgcttttttgataaaagcgctgtctaaggtcaAAATTAAAATGCCTTTACCAGCGCTTTTTGcctaaaagcgctgtctaagactCCAAATTTTGGAGGATCTTTTTATACGTTTTCACCACATTATTTAGCACCTGTAAATTGCAAATTTTAGCAGATTTTCATAAATTGGAGCTTGAATCCAATCTATATGCACCTTATAGTTCAACACATTGTAGTTCTATCTTCTGAATATGCACATATACTTGAAAATCTATATGCATTATAAACACATTATAGTTCAACACAATATACTTCTAATTTCAGCAGTTTTTTGAGTATTTATATATATACTTGAAAATGTTTGCCTTTACAAAAAATCTACACATTTCTAATAACCTCCAAAAATGCTAATCAAAATGTATTTCAACACATTCTAGTTCTATCTTCTAAATATGCTAAATAACCTGAAACAACACCAAATAAAGATTGTAGTAAGCAAATGGAATTCACTCAAAGTTATTCAGATCACATTCAAAATTAAAGTAAGAGTTCAATACCTCACAAAACCTGTAGCTCgataatgaattgacacaattcctCTTTAATTTCATCCAACTGATCTTTTGAGTAATAAGCACATCTatattcatcaaagtactacataataatataacatagTATGATTTAGTTAAATCTATTTAATTATGAGAAATATGTGTTAAATATgaaaataactcataagttagaaatcCATACATCAGATGGAATATCTGTTCGATCCATAAGAAGAGTTTCTTTCATAAACCTCAACGTGTAATATCCACAATCTATATTATTACGCTGTCGAGGACACTACACATGGAAAAACAATATGGATAAATATCCTAAGTTTTATCAtgtgtcatcactaatataatcAAAATTGTGATAATTAATATACCTCCACTCTATTCCATGTAATGTTATTGGCTTTTCTCTTTGGTACTTGAATTTTTCTTTGTgctcgaacagtttgtataatGCTATAATGAAATATAAACGAATAtttagaacaattcacataaatAAATAAGTATACACACGAATATTGGGTTATTTGCACTTACGTGTCAACTATCGTCTTCATAGCagggtatgttgtccaatcattgTGTAAAGAATCCAAATAATACACAATTTCTTTAAAAGGATTTATCGCGAccaacaaccaatgtccactgtaataAAACAAATGTTAGATGGAAACTTTCTACACGACGtcaaaatatgaaaaattatAACAGATGAATTTAGATTGAAGAACTAACCCGTCGCCGGTATTAAACGGTAAAAAGAACAACTTTTCTCTATCTGTGTCGGCCATAAAGCGCTCGACTACATACGTCCTGACTTCATCTGGTTTTCTTATCATTTCGGTTAAGTTCGTTTTCATGGGATTTAAGAATGAGAATCTTTGCTCCAACCCACGCGGACCCATCAATTTGTCATATAAATACCTtatataaaaacatcattaacatttAGACTATTCATATGAAACGAGTAAATAACTTGTTCAAGAATTTAAACAAAGTAGATCGGATATACCTCATGTATGTGTTGATAACACCAACGCTTAATTGCGTATGATacaaaatttgatcaaaatccTCTTTACCCAATGGCTCGGCATACTCAAAACCAAAAATAGCTCCATCCATAGGTATTAAACGAACACATCCATCCGAAATATCTGTCGTTTCTAAATATGTATGGAGGCACGCTCTATACTTGGAAGGATTTTTCTTTTTAGCCCCGGTCCTCTTGGAAATTTCAGTCTTCTTAGCAACAGGAATCTAAATATCATATAATTAGTAAGGTGAAGTGTAAGATGACGAATTAACAGGAATCTAAATAGCATATAATTGTGATGTACCTCTTTTTGcgatgcaactgactcgatttcCCGCGCAATCCCCTTATCTTTTGctttggattttgtgggagtctaaTTAACATTAACATGTAAAAAATGTGTACGTAAAATGCGCGTAAAAAATTTGAATACCTAAAGGTTCATAATggttttaagcatacctcatatcctacgaTAATGAGGTctgtcggccatgcaacaaatgAACCTATGGCATCTCCCAATAAAGTTGCATCCGAAACATCGTCAGGATGTGGTAATAACGCATCCTTCTCCAAAGCAATATCAACCGACACTTTCAAAGATCCAGTAGGGAGCGGTTTAGTGTGAAGTAATTCACCCAAATTGTTATGAACTTTccccttgccaaccatccgataaGTCGGTCTCGCTAAGTAGAGgtgacaaggtgaaatgccctaaaaccaataataaatatGACATTTTTAATGTGTATATATGACAATTAAATAAATTAAGCTAATTTAATTTCATAATAAGATATATAATTACCTCTGGAATAGTCGGTTGAAAATTACAATTGATACTATCTTTGTCACTAGTATCTTTAAAACCCGCTGCTCGATCTCTTTCTCTTTCCTTTCTTAATTCAAGAACTTCAGCTTTTAATGCTTCCAAAGTTTGCTGCAGTTCTTTATTGCTAGGAGtcttttgttttttaatattCAAGGATTTTTGAGTGATCCCAAATCCCTTgcccctcacccgaccagaatactcgGGAACATCTAATGCTCGACTCAGTATGCTCCTGCAATCAGTGTCTTCATATGGAACTATAGATTGAGATAGAGTCTCCTGAAAATCATATGAACATACACACAATAGTAATGTTATTGTCTTAAGTAAGTGTCAAAGTCAAAGTGTTCGAAATTGGACGATTCAAAAGTGTCAAAGTCAAAGTGTTATTGTCTTAAATAATGCTATACTTACACATTTCTCAAATATTTGTTGAACGTCTTCTTTAATCTTTCCATCCTTACCgacacgggcttccttccacaaaacatgtgccGGAAGAGATGTTTCAGAACTATTCTCCTTTGTTAACTACACATTAAGCATAATATGATCAAATATAACTCATGACAAAATATGATCAAATATAACAAGTATATCAATGCAATTTATAGATACTTACTATAGACTGCTCTAAGCGTCCATATCCAACACGCCCTTTTCTATAGGGATACGCCGGACTTGATGCTCTTTGCCGGTTTGTTTCACTTACACTCTTAAATTCTTGGGTTTTTCGTTTGGATTTAAACGTTTCCCATTCTTTAGGTGAAATCAAACTTGCATATTTAGATGGAAGCTCTGCATCAACAAAAGTACCTTCCGTATCCCTAAGAAAGGTGGTTGATAAAAAGGTTCTAAACCCTCTTAGTAACTTTCCGGCCATTTGAGACAATGATCTCTTCTGTTTTCTTCGATGTCGAAACACCTCTACGAAAAACATACACACATTGCGTTAGTACAATTAATTTAAAGACATAATCGTCATTAAAAACAAATAACATCACATATggtacctttatctcactccatATTTTGTCTTTAGCTTCGTTCAATTGTTTATTTCTCCAATTATCACAAGTAATTGGAACTTCATTCCTTACCAATGCACCAATAAAACTTGTCAATgttgaaccgttaggctcaattagttgtcCACCTTCGTTCCAATGCACTTTTATTAAAACGCCTCGATCTCTATCTCGAATAACTTTCTTCATAACCGTTATTCCACGTTTAATTTCCCTTTCCGCACCACCAACGGTCTCATCACCATGTGGGTGATCCTCGTTACTAGCCATCTGTAATAAAGAAAAACATAAACACAATATTAAGCAAATATGAATACAAATCAAGTAAGTGTCAAAGTCAAAGTGTATTGAATTGGACGAAAATTACATGGTAGCCTACAAACGGGCCAAAGGACTCAAAAATGAACTCGATTCGTCAAAAATAAAACTCGTCACGATTCAAAAAtataaagaaatcatgcattatcagatataacttataatcaaagcaattgaaaacaaaaatataatgaaatcatgcattatcagatataacttataatcaaagcaattgaaaacaaaagaataaagaaaccatggataatttacctaagtcactaacatctctttcttttctttgttggaatattaatcacttgtttcttagcaatgcgtacggatgaattgatccaaattccctcattatgaaCACCCTATAAAATAAACAACAGCTTATTAGACATTAAACAGATCAAGCAATGTATCAATCAGTCAGTAAAGTAATCAACTAAAGTACAAGCAATTCAAGTAGGGTAATATGTCAATCCAAAACTAGTTCAGCATTGTCAAAAACCAATTTAATACAAATCCAACTTAGCAAAATATTTTCCAAACCAGTCCAACACATTCAAGCAAATAACAAGTGTAGTTCAAATGTGCAATATAGTTCAGCAGTCCAACATAATTCAAGTTTAATCAATTCAATTTCATGGCATCAGAAAAAAAACAATTCAACAAGGTAAAATCACAAGCCAAGTCAATGCAGTTCCATTCAATTAACTTTGACTCACATCATTCCCATTCTAACAAGCTAGCCTTTCTTTAACTGTCTAACAGCTGACCTGCATTTTCTAAACTTGCATTTCAGTTTTTCATTCTAACACTAACCACACTAATTAACTATTTCATTAACACTAACACCATCTCCCTTTAACAGTTCTATCTAATCCTATCCAACTTACACGCCAATGCTAACAATCACATTTAACACTTGCTACAATTCATCATCAGTATAATAGAAACCTAATGGAAGCTAACACAAACCATCTCCCTTTGACATGGTGATTAATATCAAAAATATATACATTTGTTAACATACCACAAAAGAATCAACTGCCCTAACACACAAAAGAATCAACTGCCCTAACACAAGAGAATCAACTGCCCTAACACATGAACCACAAAAGAATCAACCCAGAAGCAAACCTTTATCACTAATAAACTGCCCTAAATAAAGAAAGATGAAACGAACAGAAAATGCACTTACAAAAATGTAAACGGTGATGAACGAAGTGAGTGATGAACGCAGGAATCAAGAATGGAGGTTTTGGGAGAAGCAGTGATGATGAACGCAACGAGTATGAACGCAGTGAGAAGAAGGTTGTGGGAGCGAGGGAAACAAAATGGGTCTTAACGTACTGAATGAATTCATATATTataatttactaaaaaaaaaatttggtaaataaggccttagacagcgcttttatgAAAAGCGCTGGCTAAGCTCACAAATTAAAATGGCCTTAGACAGCGCTGGCTAAGCTCAAAGCGCTGGCACATGAGGGGTCAATAGCAgcgcttctaaaagcgctgtataaggtaggccttatacagcgctttttttaaaaatttaaaaggccttagacagcgcttttgggaGAAGCGCTGTATAAGGTGACCTTGTCAAAAGCGCTGTATAAGGTAGGCCTTATACAGCGCTTTTGTTGtgattaatttaaataattttaaggccttatacagcgcttctcccaaaagcgctgtctaaggtgaCCTTCTAAAAAGCGCTGTATAAGGTaggccttagacagcgcttttgttgtgattaatttaaataattttaaggccttagacagcgcttttgggaGAAGCGCTGTATAAGGTGGACCTTctcaaaagcgctgtctaaggtaggccatttagcagcgcttttaaaaagcgctgtctaagaccaTCCATTTAGCAGCGCTTTAAGCCATCTACGTATTCAGTTtccttatttttatttttttttaccGTGTAGCAGCGCTTTTGGagaaaagcgctgtctaaggggcGCTGCCAAAAACCTGTTTTGGCGTAGTgaccttatcaacacccaagttccattgatattgacaagacttgattggatcaacaaagaatcaatggtttgttgaaagtcacgagcatggagtctgggtaagaaccatcccaaaggagtgaactaaggataaaaacctgtagatcatgttctaaaaagttcccagagtcttaattccatctatcggatattacaggttaagatgactgactcatcgacccataatattctcaagagaaactcgtctgagtgtagtatcgtgtaactattgttatcaagtctacacttgaacagtttccgcactacatcctaaataggccaatatgggttaaatgttctaaggtcctcagcttctcggacccaaattagagatagtaatgtctaaccacaaatacttgtgtgacatttccaaatccaaaggagtctccactgagcagatggatctcaagccaacttgttaaggactactccacacaagtcgaacatgactgtaccatcctcctatcttaattgcactcaagttcaggttggaacttatctcaccattcagagatcaccaagcacaacaagcagattatatcgcacatacatatatacaaacatcacatatatacaaatatattcacacaaaaagtaggctaaacccactggagattactccccagcagagccgccacttaatttctgtagcgggaaattcatgatcatcaagctattgacaagtTAAAGATCAAATAACAAaagtcaccaccgcacttttattgtttccaagggaaaagggaaaaagtaagaacaaaacccaaaagtaagaagtcaaaactaataaaaagtcagagatcacaaataagggggttggttacatagatggaaggtgttagcacccaaagtatcaTAGGGAGCtctttttgtgtgcatatgtattttgtacaaagtgatgtttacaaacaaatagaatggggggatgagaaaagaattcattaattgtatttttgtgtttggcaagaccttcggtcttgtgcctacgtaccaacataaaatgagggatctaaacctcgtagttcatgataaaaatttcaaagtggatgcattgtttttaacaaaaatttagtttgaaaggcacaaaggcctaaaatggtttgaatgagttagttccttttggctttttgaaagtttaagtcaagtatagttaagtttatttacaagtttgatttaagaaaagaagtttgaaaatgcaatggcataaggccaaagtttctatcttttttgcaaaagtggtcaaagttttagaacaaaaaatagttcacacaaggaagattttgaaaaatggagggagagattttgaaattaaagaaatgggaaaaatatgaagagactatcctatgcacaaaattaaaagtttagagttgaaaagacctgaccaaatggatagcaatccaatagacaagaatgtcaatagaaacccagaattcccttggactttttagaatcaagcaacacacaaatgcacaattatattatcttgaataacaaggcatcaaataaagatggccacatccaagcttatccattccatgatcttcttcaaaatagcccatgtaacagatgaattccacaagtcacaggttcaaaataacagcttcacaatgatcatgttgtagatgaacttagggatgtcttcaaagatgtgtcagatgaaaagttcaaattgcaagcacttgatttctcagcaggttggcattggccaagtcctttagcttaggaaggttgcctagattctaagtccatttgtccaaggtcaagccaacagtccactcaaaagtttttttagggttttttgttattattatgtacattaatggtcaaagaccacacaaacaagcaaagtatacacaaacaaactatatcacacaatatgatccaaatggacaaagtgaaaattgcattaacataaacaattagaatgatatgaacaatggaaaatgaaatagagtgctaaaagtaaattgcgttaaagtaaaagcttgaaattaaatgttagtagttaattggttagaagttagtattgttttgctttttcttttcatttcaagacattctttggagaacactcaacccacttatcacaagcatgaatccttgagccaaaacatattccaaaggaaggaaagaaggccaagtttccacacaataccatgaaagaggggagacttacaatctcactaactagaatgcttatgccttttatgtcacaagtttagcgctatgttaagcaatcataattggacttatgtaaaagtcacaactatttgaggtcgggcaatagaattttggggttaatgcatgttagagacgtaatataatggactatgctcatgaaacataccacacacaaaaagaatatgcaaaaggtgtggcctaatctcatccatactcatgttaatttttcaatcaactagcattaggactttgagatgtcataggccaaatggaatgaatgaatgaagaaagggaataagatgaagtgggaggcGAATGGAacaaaactcaaattggtcaaaggaggtcttttaccaaattaatatcatccattcattttgggagatggaatgtacattccatcaatcccttaaatccaatgatatcaatttaacaaagtcaaatcaactttgaccaatgcccaacaacaagagtcaaacataaacaagtcatcacaattggtcaacaaatttatttggcatttattcaaattaaaaatactaaaatagtgcatttaaattaaatatggtttgtccaattcctaaaatctcattaaaacaccaaagaaatggccatgagatttatcataggtcaaacaaggtcaaaggaccttggagaaaaaatttcataacttttggacatttaaaaatatttttaaacaattaaaaacaaatgaaaaatcaattaattcatgaaaaatattaataatgatccaaaaaataattttaattcagaatataaaagagaaaaatatttgaatttttttggtgaaagtcccatattttttggatcaatattgaatttaatatgaattattgaaaataatacaataaaaatgaaaattaaaatatcagaaaaaacgtggaccacttgatctccctcatcaattgaggtggcagatcaagtggccagaaacgcgTTATCCACGATGGACTCAAGTCGGCGCGCTACACAGTTGGTAATCAAAAGGaatgcacgagattaaaacaaaataCATGGATCTtgtggctgtgagacatgccagcgcattccggagttgtagctccggtcttcttctccggtggacctcaccggactggtccacctttaaccatcaccaaaattaaaaacaaggacatgatttcaaagtaaaaatgacactgagctcgaatctggcctcaattcactctaactccaagtatattgagatatacatggagttgaaatttgaggtacatgaactgagttgcttcgatttggcctcaaagcaactcaaacttcttgcctacattggtagtacttcaaacaaccaaagaatcaatagaattgagcaagaatttgagagaatcgaagagatcaaaatttctggaaaataccttcaatggaggtctagattcaattgatcttgatcttgcGTGTGCTTaatctcactccacttgcttgctgaagaaggattggatgcttacaaggttgtggattcctggagatttgaatttcaaaacagtggaaattcaacttcaaattcaaaagaatttctcaggtttatcctttgcaaagtgagggttagagatgggggatcaaatctggcgcgaatgtgtgttgattgctgagcatatgaggctctatttatagctgaaaccattgatatttccccacttgaaatcactttccaaatttggtcattgatgatgcatgggtgcatgggcacacataggcccataaaatcatttcCATAAGTCCACAGATGAATGTTAGATAttctgaattcagcttggattgcaaggaaagtgtgcatttggatttggagtttgatctttgccaagtgatgtcaccatgttcatgccatgcgcaacctatgcattccaAGTAGACACATTTAGTTTGATTGggcaacttggaaatatttcatctcataaatattgaggaagttatggctttgggaagttgactttcaaattagggtttagacaaaatgacctataatgtttcaacatagaaaatgattttccaagaaaaactagctctagttctcaacatgaaagttgtttggaatgtcatttagagtaagttttatcttggaatcattttcatatggtgaaaattgcaggagatagggtctagggagacccagttttgatcaaatgaatccatctggccaaccaccatcaaccaacttgctaacttccaatcctcttgactttcttggctcatggtagatcatatatgcataatatgataaattttgaagtttcccttgagaaatttgatcaattagtgagatagcttgttggagaagttactcaagatacctagtcaaactagggtttccaaggcaaatcaccgtcaaactcttgaagaaaacttgatcaatataacatgtagagaacattggtacgcatatatgatgttcataaccattattgaatcaattcttaGTTGTGCactttgttcatgagggtctcaaaccctagatgtgaacttgatgaatcaatggaatcatgcccttcctacaaaagagttaggcagatgcaaagacatatttttggtattttggttagtgaaattataaaataaaagtatgatataatcacaaagtgcttggtgacctctcccaaaacaaacccaatgaaggaggggtaaggaggatgccaaggtatgatcccaatgctaatgcttatgatggaattacatgagggatcttagggtcaaaattggggtcttacagggtTTATTGGTTGAAGTAGATTCTTGAGAACCAAATATGGATACAATTttgcataagacataggaatcgggtcaaaagagaccttcttgctctcaaagttttgttgatgatgattgttgttggtattgctgttgttgtaggtgtttgttcgttattgcggttgttgttgttgttgacgttgttgttgatTTGGTGTTGGTTGATTATTAGAAAAAACtggaatgactgaagatacttaATGGTGATGTTAACGGGATGGTTGATTCCTtttgatctgaggcctcctctgcctccgactgcttattgcattcgcttcattgtcctttttcttcccaaaattgttgccatacctcttactcgacgatgcttcttcttttgataaacgtccttctcggactccttcttcaagccccatccccatgtttaccatttaGGTAAGGTCACTAGGGCCACTAGCAAacattcgttcataataaaatgaactcagagttttcagaaagatatttgtcatctctttttcctccaagaAAGGAGTGACCTaggcagccaattccctccatctctgcgcatactttttaatgtctccttatctctctgagacatagacctcagaTGGTCTCTATTAGGCGCCATATCCACGAagtacttatactgcttgacaaaagcctctcccaagtcattgaaagtgcggatgtttgcactgtccaaccccatataccatctgagcgcaacaccggtcagactgtcttggaagtagtgaatcaacagttgatcattgtcaaTCTGAGTAGATAACTTGCGAGCATACATgactagatgactgagtggacatgtgttccctttatacttt from Lathyrus oleraceus cultivar Zhongwan6 chromosome 1, CAAS_Psat_ZW6_1.0, whole genome shotgun sequence includes:
- the LOC127093134 gene encoding uncharacterized protein LOC127093134, with protein sequence MQMASNEDHPHGDETVGGAEREIKRGITVMKKVIRDRDRGVLIKVHWNEGGQLIEPNGSTLTSFIGALVRNEVPITCDNWRNKQLNEAKDKIWKVFRHRRKQKRSLSQMAGKLLRGFRTFLSTTFLRDTEGTFVDAELPSKYASLISPKEWETFKSKRKTQEFKSVSETNRQRASSPAYPYRKGRVGYGRLEQSILTKENSSETSLPAHVLWKEARVGKDGKIKEDVQQIFEKCETLSQSIVPYEDTDCRSILSRALDVPEYSGRVRGKGFGITQKSLNIKKQKTPSNKELQQTLEALKAEVLELRKERERDRAAGFKDTSDKDSINCNFQPTIPEGISPCHLYLARPTYRMVGKGKVHNNLGELLHTKPLPTGSLKVSVDIALEKDALLPHPDDVSDATLLGDAIGSFVAWPTDLIIVGYETPTKSKAKDKGIAREIESVASQKEIPVAKKTEISKRTGAKKKNPSKYRACLHTYLETTDISDGCVRLIPMDGAIFGFEYAEPLGKEDFDQILYHTQLSVGVINTYMRYLYDKLMGPRGLEQRFSFLNPMKTNLTEMIRKPDEVRTYVVERFMADTDREKLFFLPFNTGDGGHWLLVAINPFKEIVYYLDSLHNDWTTYPAMKTIVDTIIQTVRAQRKIQVPKRKANNITWNRVECPRQRNNIDCGYYTLRFMKETLLMDRTDIPSDYFDEYRCAYYSKDQLDEIKEELCQFIIELQVL